In Gadus chalcogrammus isolate NIFS_2021 chromosome 11, NIFS_Gcha_1.0, whole genome shotgun sequence, a single window of DNA contains:
- the them4 gene encoding acyl-coenzyme A thioesterase THEM4 isoform X1 gives MVVCRTLCHTGKGPRVEADPYDVVRVFRLTPEASCEKKPTLSWPFQSQPRDLSLPNPSWSKEMLQHYELYNSQCVGEDGKEGSGPWRRLPSYNRLLKFATGGVLLSKIIQSEARLFTRNIKIPGAGFEYVMFIKKSQEKCVCIFQAGHLLEGPPGHVHGGATAAMIDSVNGTHATYVCGPVMTANLNINYRNPIPLGSTVVLESTLDQREGRKAFFSCIVTSIDGSKVHVESKALFLSISMSRILGG, from the exons ATGGTGGTTTGCAGAACACTGTGTCACACCGGAAAGGGTCCGAGGGTGGAGGCGGACCCGTATGACGTTGTCCGTGTTTTTCGGCTCACACCGGAAGCCTCATGCGAGAAAAAGCCG ACCTTGTCCTGGCCGTTTCAGTCACAGCCGAGAGACTTGAGTCTTCCAAATCCCTCATGGAGCAAAGAGATGCTGCAGCATTATGAGCTCTACAACAGCCAGTGTGTCGGCGAGGATGGAAAGGAAGGCTCTGGACCGTGGAGGAGACTGCCCAGCTACAACCGCTTACTCAAGTTTGCTACAG GGGGAGTGCTGCTCAGTAAGATCATCCAGTCGGAGGCGCGCCTTTTTACGAGGAACATCAAAATCCCGGGGGCGGGATTTGAATACGTTATGTTCATTAAAAAATCGCaggagaaatgtgtgtgtatattccaGGCTGGACATCTGCTAGAAGGGCCACCAGG GCACGTCCACGGGGGGGCGACAGCGGCCATGATTGACTCAGTAAACGGGACACATGCCACCTACGTGTGCGGACCTGTGATGACTGCAAACCTAAACATAAATTACCGCAA CCCCATCCCATTGGGCAGCACAGTGGTGCTGGAGTCTACGCTGGATCAAAGGGAAGGACGAAAAGCTTTTTTCTCCTGCATTGTGACTTCAATAGATGGCTCCAAAGTCCATGTAGAATCAAAAG CACTGTTTCTATCTATCTCCATGAGCCGCATATTAGGAGGCTAG
- the them4 gene encoding acyl-coenzyme A thioesterase THEM4 isoform X2 gives MASILCRISKTLVNHRLPPFTKGLIRPMVTLSWPFQSQPRDLSLPNPSWSKEMLQHYELYNSQCVGEDGKEGSGPWRRLPSYNRLLKFATGGVLLSKIIQSEARLFTRNIKIPGAGFEYVMFIKKSQEKCVCIFQAGHLLEGPPGHVHGGATAAMIDSVNGTHATYVCGPVMTANLNINYRNPIPLGSTVVLESTLDQREGRKAFFSCIVTSIDGSKVHVESKALFLSISMSRILGG, from the exons ATGGCCAGTATCCTCTGTCGAATCTCCAAAACCTTGGTGAACCATCGCTTGCCTCCATTCACGAAAGGCCTCATACGGCCCATGGTG ACCTTGTCCTGGCCGTTTCAGTCACAGCCGAGAGACTTGAGTCTTCCAAATCCCTCATGGAGCAAAGAGATGCTGCAGCATTATGAGCTCTACAACAGCCAGTGTGTCGGCGAGGATGGAAAGGAAGGCTCTGGACCGTGGAGGAGACTGCCCAGCTACAACCGCTTACTCAAGTTTGCTACAG GGGGAGTGCTGCTCAGTAAGATCATCCAGTCGGAGGCGCGCCTTTTTACGAGGAACATCAAAATCCCGGGGGCGGGATTTGAATACGTTATGTTCATTAAAAAATCGCaggagaaatgtgtgtgtatattccaGGCTGGACATCTGCTAGAAGGGCCACCAGG GCACGTCCACGGGGGGGCGACAGCGGCCATGATTGACTCAGTAAACGGGACACATGCCACCTACGTGTGCGGACCTGTGATGACTGCAAACCTAAACATAAATTACCGCAA CCCCATCCCATTGGGCAGCACAGTGGTGCTGGAGTCTACGCTGGATCAAAGGGAAGGACGAAAAGCTTTTTTCTCCTGCATTGTGACTTCAATAGATGGCTCCAAAGTCCATGTAGAATCAAAAG CACTGTTTCTATCTATCTCCATGAGCCGCATATTAGGAGGCTAG
- the si:dkey-87o1.2 gene encoding uncharacterized protein si:dkey-87o1.2, with translation MKIVPVMAFLSLSVMVVMIYQAVRQELELRSLKARMLETSAELKQKEHSIIQEKNTIQDLNKLLDPLTKQKDQLNKNKLDLSRSVAQMTNSLVICNTDKEVAERNKADGTKALAEVNASHQAEKNKAEEQIKILQLQILDRDKAICTFVDETKEEGRKLCSIAKAK, from the exons ATGAAGATCGTGCCTGTAATGGCGTTCCTCAGTTTGagtgtgatggtggtgatgatatACCAGGCCGTTCGGCAGGAGCTGGAGCTGCGGAGTCTTAAAGCACGCATGTTGGAGACCTCCGCCGAGCTCAAGCAGAAAGAACACTCCATCATTCAGgagaaaaacacaatacaagATCTGAACAAGCTGCTTGATCCTCTCACAAAGCAGAAAGATCAACTTAATAAGAATAAGTTGGACCTCAGTAGATCTGTAGCTCAAATGACCAATTCCCTAGTGATCTGTAACACTGACAAG GAAGTGGCTGAGAGAAACAAGGCCGACGGCACAAAGGCTCTAGCTGAGGTCAACG CTAGCCACCAAGCCGAAAAAAATAAAGCAGAGGAGCAGATCAAAATCTTACAACTGCAAATTCTGGATAGAGACAAGGCAATCTGTACATTTGTAGATGAGACCAAGGAAGAAGGACG GAAGCTCTgcagcattgctaaagccaaataa